In Acipenser ruthenus chromosome 15, fAciRut3.2 maternal haplotype, whole genome shotgun sequence, a genomic segment contains:
- the LOC117422515 gene encoding G patch domain-containing protein 2-like isoform X1, translating into MDELVHDLASALEQTSEQNKLEELWEEMVLSPLQQRRQIRRRRGRKRRCDSSHSLEHARCFSEASESSLDEAAKDCRENAAAAANFSDSDDMIVAKRRPSFSSSLKNKQHSWPESDSFTENTPGRPLRRRRKVKRMTSDVTVSLQQKLKVSELDTERSGNHKSAKKQRLSKLKKSVPWTTAHESLSNRGFINEEGCKEKIMFEAEEQKEASDENMSECETSSVCSSDPGLFTNDEGRQGDDEQSDWFFEGECGSGIGVPSLLPNWETDSQTELGHLDSGLEKLSSPTFLQPSRPPQRAGYHARLNRLPGVAARCIRKGRRRLPGRDSGVAALSAERINHFSQDPYQKDFWLPSIGKRDWHQFNPLSSLYPVDVVTDGCHRRCSSSLCKNRQTSVHLGLLCTGDIKRRRKTTAAPSSAAACIPFHEESLGKAAEGAGHHRSPLSLESTRGGGPSMSEKPDFIKPASFFKSRREQEHD; encoded by the exons ATGGATGAGCTCGTGCACGACCTGGCCTCTGCACTGGAGCAGACTTcagaacaaaacaaactggaGGAGCTGTGGGAGGAGATGGTGCTGAGTCCACTGCAGCAGAGGAGGCAGATCCGCAGGAGGCGGGGCAGGAAACGACGCTGTGACTCCTCCCACTCCCTGGAGCACGCCCGCTGCTTCAGCGAGGCCTCTGAGTCCAGTCTGGACGAAGCTGCCAAGGACTGTCGGGAGAACGCTGCCGCGGCCGCCAACTTCAGTGACTCGGACGACATGATCGTGGCCAAGAGGCgtccctctttctcctcctccctcaAAAACAAGCAGCACTCCTGGCCCGAGTCGGACTCGTTCACCGAGAACACGCCGGGCCGACCCCTGAGAAGGAGGCGGAAGGTGAAACGGATGACCTCTGATGTTACAGTCAGCCTCCAGCAGAAATTAAAAGTGTCTGAGCTGGACACTGAAAGGAGCGGGAACCATAAATCTGCCAAAAAGCAGCGGCTCTCCAAGTTAAAGAAGAGCGTTCCCTGGACAACCGCCCATGAGTCCTTGAGTAATAGAGGCTTCATTAATGAGGAGGGGTGTAAGGAGAAAATTATGTTTGAAGCAGAAGAGCAGAAGGAAGCCTCTGATGAAAATATGTCAGAATG TGAAACAAGtagtgtgtgtagcagtgaccCTGGACTCTTTACAAATGATGAGGGGAGACAAG GAGATGACGAGCAGAGTGATTGGTTCTTTGAGGGAGAGTGTGGCTCTGGAATTGGAGTCCCTAGCCTTCTTCCCAACTGGGAAACAGACTCCCAGACAGAGCTGGGACACCTGGATTCTGGATTGGAGAAGCTTTCATCCCCAACATTCCTCCAGCCCTCTCGACCTCCACAGAGAG CAGGTTATCATGCACGCTTAAACCGCCTGCCAGGCGTGGCTGCTCGTTGTATCAGGAAGGGAAGAAGAAGGCTGCCTGGCAGG GACAGTGGTGTTGCAGCCTTGTCTGCGGAAAGAATAAACCACTTTTCACAAGACCCTTATCAAAAAGA TTTTTGGTTACCATCGATAGGAAAAAGAGACTGGCACCAG tttAACCCCTTGTCTTCCTTGTATCCAGTGGATGTGGTTACAGATGGCTGCCACCGGAGGTGCTCTTCCTCACTGTGTAAAAACAG acAGACAAGCGTGCATCTGGGATTGCTGTGCACCGGCGacataaaaagaagaagaaaaacgaCCGCAGCTCCTAGTTCTGCAGCAG CTTGTATTCCCTTCCATGAGGAGAGTTTGGGAAAAGCTGCAGAGGGTGCTGGACACCATCGTAGTCCTTTAAGCCTGGAGTCCACCAGAGGGGGAGGACCTTCAATGTCTGAGAAGCCGGATTTTATCAAGCcagccagtttcttcaaatcacGGCGGGAGCAGGAGCACGACTGA
- the LOC117422515 gene encoding G patch domain-containing protein 2-like isoform X2: MDELVHDLASALEQTSEQNKLEELWEEMVLSPLQQRRQIRRRRGRKRRCDSSHSLEHARCFSEASESSLDEAAKDCRENAAAAANFSDSDDMIVAKRRPSFSSSLKNKQHSWPESDSFTENTPGRPLRRRRKVKRMTSDVTVSLQQKLKVSELDTERSGNHKSAKKQRLSKLKKSVPWTTAHESLSNRGFINEEGCKEKIMFEAEEQKEASDENMSECETSSVCSSDPGLFTNDEGRQGDDEQSDWFFEGECGSGIGVPSLLPNWETDSQTELGHLDSGLEKLSSPTFLQPSRPPQRGYHARLNRLPGVAARCIRKGRRRLPGRDSGVAALSAERINHFSQDPYQKDFWLPSIGKRDWHQFNPLSSLYPVDVVTDGCHRRCSSSLCKNRQTSVHLGLLCTGDIKRRRKTTAAPSSAAACIPFHEESLGKAAEGAGHHRSPLSLESTRGGGPSMSEKPDFIKPASFFKSRREQEHD; encoded by the exons ATGGATGAGCTCGTGCACGACCTGGCCTCTGCACTGGAGCAGACTTcagaacaaaacaaactggaGGAGCTGTGGGAGGAGATGGTGCTGAGTCCACTGCAGCAGAGGAGGCAGATCCGCAGGAGGCGGGGCAGGAAACGACGCTGTGACTCCTCCCACTCCCTGGAGCACGCCCGCTGCTTCAGCGAGGCCTCTGAGTCCAGTCTGGACGAAGCTGCCAAGGACTGTCGGGAGAACGCTGCCGCGGCCGCCAACTTCAGTGACTCGGACGACATGATCGTGGCCAAGAGGCgtccctctttctcctcctccctcaAAAACAAGCAGCACTCCTGGCCCGAGTCGGACTCGTTCACCGAGAACACGCCGGGCCGACCCCTGAGAAGGAGGCGGAAGGTGAAACGGATGACCTCTGATGTTACAGTCAGCCTCCAGCAGAAATTAAAAGTGTCTGAGCTGGACACTGAAAGGAGCGGGAACCATAAATCTGCCAAAAAGCAGCGGCTCTCCAAGTTAAAGAAGAGCGTTCCCTGGACAACCGCCCATGAGTCCTTGAGTAATAGAGGCTTCATTAATGAGGAGGGGTGTAAGGAGAAAATTATGTTTGAAGCAGAAGAGCAGAAGGAAGCCTCTGATGAAAATATGTCAGAATG TGAAACAAGtagtgtgtgtagcagtgaccCTGGACTCTTTACAAATGATGAGGGGAGACAAG GAGATGACGAGCAGAGTGATTGGTTCTTTGAGGGAGAGTGTGGCTCTGGAATTGGAGTCCCTAGCCTTCTTCCCAACTGGGAAACAGACTCCCAGACAGAGCTGGGACACCTGGATTCTGGATTGGAGAAGCTTTCATCCCCAACATTCCTCCAGCCCTCTCGACCTCCACAGAGAG GTTATCATGCACGCTTAAACCGCCTGCCAGGCGTGGCTGCTCGTTGTATCAGGAAGGGAAGAAGAAGGCTGCCTGGCAGG GACAGTGGTGTTGCAGCCTTGTCTGCGGAAAGAATAAACCACTTTTCACAAGACCCTTATCAAAAAGA TTTTTGGTTACCATCGATAGGAAAAAGAGACTGGCACCAG tttAACCCCTTGTCTTCCTTGTATCCAGTGGATGTGGTTACAGATGGCTGCCACCGGAGGTGCTCTTCCTCACTGTGTAAAAACAG acAGACAAGCGTGCATCTGGGATTGCTGTGCACCGGCGacataaaaagaagaagaaaaacgaCCGCAGCTCCTAGTTCTGCAGCAG CTTGTATTCCCTTCCATGAGGAGAGTTTGGGAAAAGCTGCAGAGGGTGCTGGACACCATCGTAGTCCTTTAAGCCTGGAGTCCACCAGAGGGGGAGGACCTTCAATGTCTGAGAAGCCGGATTTTATCAAGCcagccagtttcttcaaatcacGGCGGGAGCAGGAGCACGACTGA